A window of Ictidomys tridecemlineatus isolate mIctTri1 chromosome 15, mIctTri1.hap1, whole genome shotgun sequence contains these coding sequences:
- the Cd22 gene encoding B-cell receptor CD22 isoform X1 produces MPDVARVSEEGRHEETEYLAFSDSNPWIFEHPTTFYAWEGACVWIPCTYRIPKADAQVDRLVVFHNPEYNETIKRYVGTVLYNNTVNRKSPSQQGRVRFLGDSKKNCTLSIESLYVNDSGRLGLRMMTKDDKWMDHVNLSISKSPFPPRIQIPPELQEFQTVTVTCLLNFTCFGYDIELRWVLEGLPFTLASSTISSSPTTQNVSTKSQIDLKPEWTHHGKNLTCQVWHSAQVLSQETVQLNVKHTPKLEIKVFPNETTVMEGASVTMTCQVTSSNPEHGTVSWLKDGTLLGEKNLSLTLSSVTKDSGGKYRCQASNDIGLGMSEEVALKVLYPPTVSEVYIHHTPAKEGQSVELVCTSPANPPPTNYTWYHNGKKVPGVTEEKYWIAQVLTWHAGHYACVAENRLGSGQVGQEAELDVQYVPKGVTTVIESPTPIREGDSVTLRCRYNSSNPTVTRYEWSPQRLWNEPSHEVMKIQNVAWDTPPISCSACNQWCSPASPIDLDVQYAPKEVKVLQISSLSEIRAGNQVRLQCHFSKSHPEEVHFFWKKNGSLLEAKGRELNFDSVSPEDAGNYSCLVQNSIGQSASEAWRLQVLYAPRRLWVSITPGDRVMEGRKAALTCESDANPPISQYTWFDWNNQDLQYSGQTLSLDPVKVEHSGSYWCKGVNKLGEGESPPSTLTIYYSPETIARRTTMGIGICLAILILVIWGVKLQQNWKRTRSQQGPQENSNGRSFFVRNKKVRRTLLSEGPHSLGCYNPMMEDSINYATLRFPETDTPGTGGTGPSETQGPLPNNEDTYSVVQRCHVGDYENVAPNLPEDDGIHYSELVHFGTGERPRAPEDVDYVTLKH; encoded by the exons AATATTTGGCTTTCTCTGATTCAAATCCGTGGATCTTCGAACACCCCACCACCTTCTATGCCTGGGAAGGGGCCTGCGTCTGGATTCCCTGCACCTACAGAATCCCAAAGGCGGATGCACAAGTGGACAGGCTTGTCGTATTCCACAATCCTGAGTACAACGAAACCATCAAACGATACGTGGGGACTGTCCTCTATAATAACACAGTGAACAGGAAGTCCCCTTCTCAGCAGGGAAGGGTACGGTTCCTGGGAGACTCAAAAAAGAACTGCACCCTGAGCATCGAATCATTATACGTCAATGACAGTGGCCGGCTGGGGCTGAGGATGATGACAAAGGACGACAAATGGATGGACCATGTAAACCTCAGCATCTCTA AATCTCCTTTTCCACCTCGCATCCAGATCCCTCCAGAACTTCAGGAGTTCCAGACTGTCACTGTGACCTGCTTGTTGAACTTCACCTGCTTTGGATATGACATTGAACTGCGGTGGGTCCTGGAGGGGCTCCCCTTCACCCTTGCTTCCTCCACCATCTCCTCCTCACCTACCACCCAGAATGTCTCTACCAAGAGCCAGATCGACTTGAAACCGGAATGGACTCACCACGGGAAGAACTTGACCTGCCAGGTGTGGCATTCTGCCCAAGTGCTCTCCCAGGAGACGGTACAGCTGAACGTGAAGC ACACCCCGAAGTTGGAGATCAAGGTCTTTCCCAATGAAACCACTGTAATGGAAGGGGCGTCCGTGACCATGACGTGCCAGGTCACCAGCAGCAACCCAGAGCATGGCACTGTATCCTGGCTCAAAGACGGGACCCTGCTGGGGGAGAAGAATCTCTCGCTAACTCTGTCCTCAGTGACCAAGGACAGTGGTGGGAAGTACCGCTGTCAGGCCTCCAATGACATAGGCTTAGGAATGTCGGAAGAAGTGGCCCTCAAAGTGCTGT ATCCCCCGACAGTTTCCGAGGTTTACATCCACCACACACCTGCTAAGGAGGGACAGTCAGTAGAGCTGGTTTGCACGTCCCCGGCCAACCCTCCTCCAACAAATTATACCTGGTATCACAATGGGAAGAAAGTGCCAGGAGTGACAGAAGAGAAATACTGGATCGCCCAGGTCCTTACTTGGCATGCAGGGCATTACGCCTGCGTGGCAGAGAACAGGCTTGGTTCTGGACAGGTTGGCCAGGAAGCCGAGCTGGACGTCCAAT ATGTCCCCAAGGGGGTAACCACTGTGATTGAGAGCCCCACACCGATTCGAGAAGGAGACAGCGTGACCCTGCGCTGTAGGTACAACTCCAGTAACCCAACAGTTACCCGGTATGAGTGGAGCCCCCAACGCTTGTGGAATGAGCCATCCCACGAGGTGATGAAGATTCAGAACGTTGCCTGGGACACCCCACCCATCTCCTGTTCCGCCTGTAACCAGTGGTGTTCGCCAGCTTCTCCCATCGACCTGGATGTCCAGT ATGCTCCCAAGGAGGTGAAGGTCCTGCAGATCAGTTCCCTGTCAGAGATTCGTGCTGGGAACCAGGTCCGACTTCAGTGCCACTTCTCAAAGAGCCACCCGGAagaagtccacttcttctggaaGAAAAACGGAAGCCTTCTGGAAGCAAAAGGAAGAGAACTGAACTTTGACTCTGTCTCCCCGGAAGATGCTGGAAATTACAGCTGCTTGGTCCAAAACTCCATAGGACAGTCAGCATCTGAGGCCTGGAGGCTGCAAGTGCTAT ATGCACCTCGGAGGCTGTGGGTGTCCATTACCCCGGGAGACAGAGTGATGGAAGGGAGAAAGGCAGCCCTGACATGTGAGAGCGATGCCAACCCTCCCATCTCACAGTACACCTGGTTTGACTGGAATAACCAAGACCTCCAGTATTCTGGCCAGACGCTGAGCTTGGATCCTGTGAAGGTCGAGCACTCGGGCTCCTACTGGTGCAAGGGGGTCAACAAGCTGGGCGAGGGCGAGTCACCCCCCAGCACCCTCACCATCTACT ATAGCCCGGAGACCATCGCCAGGCGAACGACCATGGGAATTGGCATCTGCCTGGCCATCCTCATCCTGGTCATCTGGGGGGTgaagcttcagcaaaa CTGGAAGAGGACTCGGAGCCAACAGGGGCCTCAGGAAAATTCCAATGGTCGGAGCTTCTTTGTGAGGAATAAAAAG GTTAGAAGGACCCTTCTCTCTGAAGGGCCCCACTCCCTGGGATGCTACAATCCGATGATGGAAGACAGCATTAATTATGCTACTCTGCGCTTTCCGGAGACTGACACACCAGGAACTGG AGGTACAGGCCCCTCAGAAACACAAGGACCTCTCCCAAATAATGAAGACACTTACTCAGTGGTGCAGAGGTGTCATGTG GGTGACTACGAGAACGTGGCTCCAAATCTTCCAGAAGATGACGGGATTCATTACTCGGAGCTCGTTCATTTTGGGACTGGGGAGCGGCCTCGGGCACCAGAAGATGTGGACTATGTGACCCTCAAGCACTGA
- the Ffar1 gene encoding free fatty acid receptor 1: MNLPPQLSFALYVAAFALGFPLNVLAIRSAASHARHRLTPSLVYALHLGCSDLLLAISLPLKAVEALASGVWPLPVQLCPAFALVHFAPLYAGGGFLAALSAGRYLGAAFPLGYQALRRPRYSWGVCVVIWALVLCHLGLVFGLEAPGGWLDNTTSSLGINRVANGSPVCLEAWDPASAGPARLSLSLLLFFVPLIITAFSYVGCLRALAHSGLSHRRKVRAAWVAGGALLTLLLCLGPYNASNVAGFLRPDMGAQWRKLGLITGAWSVVLNPLVTGYLGAGPGRGTVCVARMQGGTFQK, encoded by the coding sequence ATGAACCTGCCTCCGCAGCTCTCCTTCGCCCTGTATGTGGCCGCCTTTGCCCTGGGCTTCCCGCTCAATGTCCTGGCCATCAGAAGCGCGGCTTCCCACGCCCGGCACCGCCTCACTCCCAGCCTGGTCTACGCCCTCCACCTGGGCTGCTCTGATCTCCTGCTGGCCATCTCTCTGCCCCTGAAGGCCGTGGAGGCCCTGGCCTCAGGGGTTTGGCCTCTGCCGGTCCAGCTGTGCCCCGCCTTTGCCCTGGTCCACTTTGCCCCGCTCTACGCTGGCGGGGGCTTCCTGGCTGCTCTGAGCGCCGGCCGCTACCTGGGCGCAGCCTTCCCCCTGGGCTACCAAGCCCTCCGGCGGCCGCGCTACTCCTGGGGCGTCTGTGTGGTGATATGGGCCCTCGTCCTGTGTCATCTGGGGCTGGTCTTTGGGTTGGAGGCTCCGGGAGGTTGGCTGGACAACACCACCAGCTCCCTGGGCATCAACAGAGTGGCCAATGGTTCCCCCGTCTGCCTGGAAGCCTGGGACCCTGCATCTGCCGGCCCCGCCCGCCTCAGTCTCTCCCTCCTGCTCTTCTTTGTGCCCCTGATCATCACCGCGTTCTCTTACGTGGGCTGCCTCCGGGCCCTGGCCCACTCAGGCCTGAGCCACAGGCGGAAGGTCAGGGCAGCCTGGGTGGCCGGTGGAGCCCTGCTCACGCTGCTGCTCTGCTTGGGGCCCTACAACGCCTCCAACGTGGCCGGCTTCCTGCGCCCCGACATGGGGGCCCAGTGGCGAAAACTGGGGCTCATCACAGGGGCCTGGAGTGTGGTGCTCAATCCATTGGTGACTGGCTACCTGGGAGCAGGTCCTGGCCGCGGGACGGTGTGTGTGGCAAGAATGCAAGGAGGAACATTCCAGAAATAG
- the Ffar3 gene encoding free fatty acid receptor 3, with product METSPDRFFFPGNHWLYFSVYLFSFLVGLPLNLMALVIFVGKLRRRPVAVDILLLNMTLSDLLLLIFLPFRMVEAASGMRWPLPFILCPLSGFLFFTSIYLTSLFLAAVSTERFLSVAYPMWYKTRPRLGQAALVSGICWLLAASHCSVVYVAEFSGDQSHSQGSNGTCYLEFREDQLAFLLPVRLEMAVILFGVPLLISGFCYSRLVWILSRGTSRRRRRRVVGLVVATLLNFLVCFGPYNMSHVVGYIEGQSPTWRSYVLLLSTLNSCVDPLVYYFSSSRFQADFQELLGRLMGGCSPWRLEVSVELKVKGGGEGQVQDCLT from the coding sequence ATGGAGACCAGCCCAGACAGGTTCTTCTTCCCGGGAAACCACTGGCTGTACTTCTCTGTGTACCTCTTCTCCTTCCTCGTGGGGCTCCCACTCAACCTGATGGCCCTGGTGATCTTCGTGGGCAAGCTGCGGCGCCGCCCGGTGGCGGTGGACATTCTCCTGCTCAACATGACCCTCTCGGACCTGCTCCTGCTGATCTTCCTGCCATTCCGCATGGTGGAGGCGGCCAGTGGCATGCGATGGCCGCTGCCCTTCATCCTCTGTCCCCTGTCCGGGTTCCTCTTCTTCACCAGCATCTATCTCACGTCCCTCTTCCTGGCAGCCGTGAGCACTGAGCGCTTCCTGAGCGTGGCCTACCCGATGTGGTACAAGACGCGGCCCAGGCTGGGCCAGGCTGCCCTGGTCAGTGGCATCTGCTGGCTCCTGGCGGCTTCTCACTGCAGCGTGGTCTACGTCGCTGAATTCTCTGGGGACCAATCCCACAGCCAGGGATCCAACGGGACCTGCTACCTGGAATTCCGGGAGGACCAGCTGGCCTTTTTGCTGCCCGTCCGGCTGGAGATGGCCGTGATCCTTTTTGGGGTGCCCCTGCTCATCAGCGGTTTCTGCTACAGTCGCCTCGTGTGGATCCTCAGCAGGGGGACCAGCCGGCGCAGGCGCAGGAGGGTGGTGGGGCTCGTGGTGGCCACTCTCCTCAACTTCCTCGTGTGCTTCGGGCCCTACAACATGTCCCACGTGGTGGGCTACATCGAGGGTCAGAGCCCCACCTGGAGGAGTTACGTGCTGCTCCTCAGCACCCTGAATTCCTGCGTGGACCCCCTTGTCTACTATTTCTCATCATCCAGGTTCCAAGCCGATTTCCaggagctgctggggaggctgatggGGGGCTGCAGCCCTTGGAGGCTGGAGGTTAGCGTGGAGCTGAAGGTCAAGGGTGGAGGAGAGGGGCAGGTGCAGGATTGTCTGACCTAG
- the Cd22 gene encoding B-cell receptor CD22 isoform X2 translates to MHLLGPYIFLLLEYLAFSDSNPWIFEHPTTFYAWEGACVWIPCTYRIPKADAQVDRLVVFHNPEYNETIKRYVGTVLYNNTVNRKSPSQQGRVRFLGDSKKNCTLSIESLYVNDSGRLGLRMMTKDDKWMDHVNLSISKSPFPPRIQIPPELQEFQTVTVTCLLNFTCFGYDIELRWVLEGLPFTLASSTISSSPTTQNVSTKSQIDLKPEWTHHGKNLTCQVWHSAQVLSQETVQLNVKHTPKLEIKVFPNETTVMEGASVTMTCQVTSSNPEHGTVSWLKDGTLLGEKNLSLTLSSVTKDSGGKYRCQASNDIGLGMSEEVALKVLYPPTVSEVYIHHTPAKEGQSVELVCTSPANPPPTNYTWYHNGKKVPGVTEEKYWIAQVLTWHAGHYACVAENRLGSGQVGQEAELDVQYVPKGVTTVIESPTPIREGDSVTLRCRYNSSNPTVTRYEWSPQRLWNEPSHEVMKIQNVAWDTPPISCSACNQWCSPASPIDLDVQYAPKEVKVLQISSLSEIRAGNQVRLQCHFSKSHPEEVHFFWKKNGSLLEAKGRELNFDSVSPEDAGNYSCLVQNSIGQSASEAWRLQVLYAPRRLWVSITPGDRVMEGRKAALTCESDANPPISQYTWFDWNNQDLQYSGQTLSLDPVKVEHSGSYWCKGVNKLGEGESPPSTLTIYYSPETIARRTTMGIGICLAILILVIWGVKLQQNWKRTRSQQGPQENSNGRSFFVRNKKVRRTLLSEGPHSLGCYNPMMEDSINYATLRFPETDTPGTGGTGPSETQGPLPNNEDTYSVVQRCHVGDYENVAPNLPEDDGIHYSELVHFGTGERPRAPEDVDYVTLKH, encoded by the exons ATGCATCTCCTCGGTCCCTATATCTTCCTGCTTCTGG AATATTTGGCTTTCTCTGATTCAAATCCGTGGATCTTCGAACACCCCACCACCTTCTATGCCTGGGAAGGGGCCTGCGTCTGGATTCCCTGCACCTACAGAATCCCAAAGGCGGATGCACAAGTGGACAGGCTTGTCGTATTCCACAATCCTGAGTACAACGAAACCATCAAACGATACGTGGGGACTGTCCTCTATAATAACACAGTGAACAGGAAGTCCCCTTCTCAGCAGGGAAGGGTACGGTTCCTGGGAGACTCAAAAAAGAACTGCACCCTGAGCATCGAATCATTATACGTCAATGACAGTGGCCGGCTGGGGCTGAGGATGATGACAAAGGACGACAAATGGATGGACCATGTAAACCTCAGCATCTCTA AATCTCCTTTTCCACCTCGCATCCAGATCCCTCCAGAACTTCAGGAGTTCCAGACTGTCACTGTGACCTGCTTGTTGAACTTCACCTGCTTTGGATATGACATTGAACTGCGGTGGGTCCTGGAGGGGCTCCCCTTCACCCTTGCTTCCTCCACCATCTCCTCCTCACCTACCACCCAGAATGTCTCTACCAAGAGCCAGATCGACTTGAAACCGGAATGGACTCACCACGGGAAGAACTTGACCTGCCAGGTGTGGCATTCTGCCCAAGTGCTCTCCCAGGAGACGGTACAGCTGAACGTGAAGC ACACCCCGAAGTTGGAGATCAAGGTCTTTCCCAATGAAACCACTGTAATGGAAGGGGCGTCCGTGACCATGACGTGCCAGGTCACCAGCAGCAACCCAGAGCATGGCACTGTATCCTGGCTCAAAGACGGGACCCTGCTGGGGGAGAAGAATCTCTCGCTAACTCTGTCCTCAGTGACCAAGGACAGTGGTGGGAAGTACCGCTGTCAGGCCTCCAATGACATAGGCTTAGGAATGTCGGAAGAAGTGGCCCTCAAAGTGCTGT ATCCCCCGACAGTTTCCGAGGTTTACATCCACCACACACCTGCTAAGGAGGGACAGTCAGTAGAGCTGGTTTGCACGTCCCCGGCCAACCCTCCTCCAACAAATTATACCTGGTATCACAATGGGAAGAAAGTGCCAGGAGTGACAGAAGAGAAATACTGGATCGCCCAGGTCCTTACTTGGCATGCAGGGCATTACGCCTGCGTGGCAGAGAACAGGCTTGGTTCTGGACAGGTTGGCCAGGAAGCCGAGCTGGACGTCCAAT ATGTCCCCAAGGGGGTAACCACTGTGATTGAGAGCCCCACACCGATTCGAGAAGGAGACAGCGTGACCCTGCGCTGTAGGTACAACTCCAGTAACCCAACAGTTACCCGGTATGAGTGGAGCCCCCAACGCTTGTGGAATGAGCCATCCCACGAGGTGATGAAGATTCAGAACGTTGCCTGGGACACCCCACCCATCTCCTGTTCCGCCTGTAACCAGTGGTGTTCGCCAGCTTCTCCCATCGACCTGGATGTCCAGT ATGCTCCCAAGGAGGTGAAGGTCCTGCAGATCAGTTCCCTGTCAGAGATTCGTGCTGGGAACCAGGTCCGACTTCAGTGCCACTTCTCAAAGAGCCACCCGGAagaagtccacttcttctggaaGAAAAACGGAAGCCTTCTGGAAGCAAAAGGAAGAGAACTGAACTTTGACTCTGTCTCCCCGGAAGATGCTGGAAATTACAGCTGCTTGGTCCAAAACTCCATAGGACAGTCAGCATCTGAGGCCTGGAGGCTGCAAGTGCTAT ATGCACCTCGGAGGCTGTGGGTGTCCATTACCCCGGGAGACAGAGTGATGGAAGGGAGAAAGGCAGCCCTGACATGTGAGAGCGATGCCAACCCTCCCATCTCACAGTACACCTGGTTTGACTGGAATAACCAAGACCTCCAGTATTCTGGCCAGACGCTGAGCTTGGATCCTGTGAAGGTCGAGCACTCGGGCTCCTACTGGTGCAAGGGGGTCAACAAGCTGGGCGAGGGCGAGTCACCCCCCAGCACCCTCACCATCTACT ATAGCCCGGAGACCATCGCCAGGCGAACGACCATGGGAATTGGCATCTGCCTGGCCATCCTCATCCTGGTCATCTGGGGGGTgaagcttcagcaaaa CTGGAAGAGGACTCGGAGCCAACAGGGGCCTCAGGAAAATTCCAATGGTCGGAGCTTCTTTGTGAGGAATAAAAAG GTTAGAAGGACCCTTCTCTCTGAAGGGCCCCACTCCCTGGGATGCTACAATCCGATGATGGAAGACAGCATTAATTATGCTACTCTGCGCTTTCCGGAGACTGACACACCAGGAACTGG AGGTACAGGCCCCTCAGAAACACAAGGACCTCTCCCAAATAATGAAGACACTTACTCAGTGGTGCAGAGGTGTCATGTG GGTGACTACGAGAACGTGGCTCCAAATCTTCCAGAAGATGACGGGATTCATTACTCGGAGCTCGTTCATTTTGGGACTGGGGAGCGGCCTCGGGCACCAGAAGATGTGGACTATGTGACCCTCAAGCACTGA
- the Cd22 gene encoding B-cell receptor CD22 isoform X3 — protein MHLLGPYIFLLLEYLAFSDSNPWIFEHPTTFYAWEGACVWIPCTYRIPKADAQVDRLVVFHNPEYNETIKRYVGTVLYNNTVNRKSPSQQGRVRFLGDSKKNCTLSIESLYVNDSGRLGLRMMTKDDKWMDHVNLSISKSPFPPRIQIPPELQEFQTVTVTCLLNFTCFGYDIELRWVLEGLPFTLASSTISSSPTTQNVSTKSQIDLKPEWTHHGKNLTCQVWHSAQVLSQETVQLNVKHVPKGVTTVIESPTPIREGDSVTLRCRYNSSNPTVTRYEWSPQRLWNEPSHEVMKIQNVAWDTPPISCSACNQWCSPASPIDLDVQYAPKEVKVLQISSLSEIRAGNQVRLQCHFSKSHPEEVHFFWKKNGSLLEAKGRELNFDSVSPEDAGNYSCLVQNSIGQSASEAWRLQVLYAPRRLWVSITPGDRVMEGRKAALTCESDANPPISQYTWFDWNNQDLQYSGQTLSLDPVKVEHSGSYWCKGVNKLGEGESPPSTLTIYYSPETIARRTTMGIGICLAILILVIWGVKLQQNWKRTRSQQGPQENSNGRSFFVRNKKVRRTLLSEGPHSLGCYNPMMEDSINYATLRFPETDTPGTGGTGPSETQGPLPNNEDTYSVVQRCHVGDYENVAPNLPEDDGIHYSELVHFGTGERPRAPEDVDYVTLKH, from the exons ATGCATCTCCTCGGTCCCTATATCTTCCTGCTTCTGG AATATTTGGCTTTCTCTGATTCAAATCCGTGGATCTTCGAACACCCCACCACCTTCTATGCCTGGGAAGGGGCCTGCGTCTGGATTCCCTGCACCTACAGAATCCCAAAGGCGGATGCACAAGTGGACAGGCTTGTCGTATTCCACAATCCTGAGTACAACGAAACCATCAAACGATACGTGGGGACTGTCCTCTATAATAACACAGTGAACAGGAAGTCCCCTTCTCAGCAGGGAAGGGTACGGTTCCTGGGAGACTCAAAAAAGAACTGCACCCTGAGCATCGAATCATTATACGTCAATGACAGTGGCCGGCTGGGGCTGAGGATGATGACAAAGGACGACAAATGGATGGACCATGTAAACCTCAGCATCTCTA AATCTCCTTTTCCACCTCGCATCCAGATCCCTCCAGAACTTCAGGAGTTCCAGACTGTCACTGTGACCTGCTTGTTGAACTTCACCTGCTTTGGATATGACATTGAACTGCGGTGGGTCCTGGAGGGGCTCCCCTTCACCCTTGCTTCCTCCACCATCTCCTCCTCACCTACCACCCAGAATGTCTCTACCAAGAGCCAGATCGACTTGAAACCGGAATGGACTCACCACGGGAAGAACTTGACCTGCCAGGTGTGGCATTCTGCCCAAGTGCTCTCCCAGGAGACGGTACAGCTGAACGTGAAGC ATGTCCCCAAGGGGGTAACCACTGTGATTGAGAGCCCCACACCGATTCGAGAAGGAGACAGCGTGACCCTGCGCTGTAGGTACAACTCCAGTAACCCAACAGTTACCCGGTATGAGTGGAGCCCCCAACGCTTGTGGAATGAGCCATCCCACGAGGTGATGAAGATTCAGAACGTTGCCTGGGACACCCCACCCATCTCCTGTTCCGCCTGTAACCAGTGGTGTTCGCCAGCTTCTCCCATCGACCTGGATGTCCAGT ATGCTCCCAAGGAGGTGAAGGTCCTGCAGATCAGTTCCCTGTCAGAGATTCGTGCTGGGAACCAGGTCCGACTTCAGTGCCACTTCTCAAAGAGCCACCCGGAagaagtccacttcttctggaaGAAAAACGGAAGCCTTCTGGAAGCAAAAGGAAGAGAACTGAACTTTGACTCTGTCTCCCCGGAAGATGCTGGAAATTACAGCTGCTTGGTCCAAAACTCCATAGGACAGTCAGCATCTGAGGCCTGGAGGCTGCAAGTGCTAT ATGCACCTCGGAGGCTGTGGGTGTCCATTACCCCGGGAGACAGAGTGATGGAAGGGAGAAAGGCAGCCCTGACATGTGAGAGCGATGCCAACCCTCCCATCTCACAGTACACCTGGTTTGACTGGAATAACCAAGACCTCCAGTATTCTGGCCAGACGCTGAGCTTGGATCCTGTGAAGGTCGAGCACTCGGGCTCCTACTGGTGCAAGGGGGTCAACAAGCTGGGCGAGGGCGAGTCACCCCCCAGCACCCTCACCATCTACT ATAGCCCGGAGACCATCGCCAGGCGAACGACCATGGGAATTGGCATCTGCCTGGCCATCCTCATCCTGGTCATCTGGGGGGTgaagcttcagcaaaa CTGGAAGAGGACTCGGAGCCAACAGGGGCCTCAGGAAAATTCCAATGGTCGGAGCTTCTTTGTGAGGAATAAAAAG GTTAGAAGGACCCTTCTCTCTGAAGGGCCCCACTCCCTGGGATGCTACAATCCGATGATGGAAGACAGCATTAATTATGCTACTCTGCGCTTTCCGGAGACTGACACACCAGGAACTGG AGGTACAGGCCCCTCAGAAACACAAGGACCTCTCCCAAATAATGAAGACACTTACTCAGTGGTGCAGAGGTGTCATGTG GGTGACTACGAGAACGTGGCTCCAAATCTTCCAGAAGATGACGGGATTCATTACTCGGAGCTCGTTCATTTTGGGACTGGGGAGCGGCCTCGGGCACCAGAAGATGTGGACTATGTGACCCTCAAGCACTGA